The nucleotide sequence GTCAGTGCCCTGATTCAGGATTCACAGGAAAATGCACAGGCGGACCTGGACCCTGAAATACAGGCGGTCGTTGACCTCGGCTTGCCAGAATATGAAAGCTATATCGAAATGCTGGTCGCTGTTATGGGCAAGGGGCATAAGCGTTACATTACTGAATGCCTTGACTCCCTGATGATGAAAAATCGTTCCGGAGCCATACTGGCTCAACAGCGATCCAGAAATGCCCCCAGACGTTTTGTTCTTGATAGCCGCCTGTTGGAGGTCTTGTTGCAAATTGCAGTGTTAAAACCGGGTGGAAGCAAAGGTTACCACACTGGTGAAATGCGAATTGATGACCTGCTTGGTTTTCTGCGCAAACGCTATGGCTTGTATATAGACCGCTTACCTTCAGGTGACGGCTTCTCTGCAGCGACTATTTCTGATCGACAGGCTCTGCGTACCAATGAAGCAGCGTTCCGATCCCGACTTCGTGAAGTAGGCTTTTATCGTGATCTTTCAGACGCATATATCACACAGACCATTACCCCAAGATACAAAATTACAGCTGGCAGTGAAACACCTGTTGTAGGAGGTGGAGTATGACGCAAGGACTGCGAAGTCTGCAGGCCCATGATCTGGCAGCAGAGCTGGAACAAACACTGTTTCCCCATTTGGTGGAAATCGTAAAATCCAGAGCTGATGGTCATTGCATGCGGGTGTCTGATCTGGATGATGTCCTGATGATCCGACTGGGAACTCGCCTTCAAGCAGAAGTGCCGAATGCACAGATAGCATTGCTGGTGAATAAAAGCAGCTCTGCTGTGCCTGAGTCTCTGGGAGTTACCAGTACCAAACTGGTGGAAATGCGTAACCCCCATGCGGATGGCTCGCAGCGCCCCCCTCTTCTTGTTTTTGTACCCAGTGATTTGCGAGCTGCAGCGGAAGATTCTTTTGGCATTGCAACCTTTGAAGAAATTCCGGTTGGGAATATCTACAAAACGCTGAAAAGACAGTTATTACAAAAATTGCCGGGCAACTTTAAAGGTCCAGTTGGTGAACTCATTAAACGACTGACAGAAGGCGATAACCCATGGATTTTTGCCGATGATTTTGCAGTTGTACGTTTTTTGTTAACCGCCAAAATTAACGGTTTTGATGGCGAGGCTATTGGTGCATCCCTGTATGAGCTTGGATTGATACCTGATTTTAAGCTGCTGACAGAGCCTGAAAAGGCTCCTAACAAAATCAATCGCAACCGGGAATGCGTTGAAACTATCACCTGGTCAGATAAATCTGAACGAGGCAGGGCCTTAGAACTCGGTTTGACTGAAAAAGCATTTCGGGCTCAGGTCGCTGAGTTTCTGGTCGAGACAGGTGTCGAAAACCCAAAACACTGGACTCATAAGATTATTCTGGATCGAAGCTGCTGGCAGTTTGCTTTTAATCACTGGGTATTTGAAGACTCAAAGGATATTGATTCTGTTCATATCTTTGATGTGTCTACCAATCTGCCAGTAGTTGCGGAGGATGAAAAAGACCCAAAGCTCAGTCAACTAGCCCGAATATTTCATAAATGAGCAACAAGTTCCGGAAAAAACATCCCATTCTGATTTTTTCGGAGGTCTGTTGCTCTACTGTCCATGAAAAAGGTATTACAACCCGAACTCACCATTAATTCGGATGTTTTTTGATCAGCACCTGCTTTTTCAGGACAACAGAATTCCCCAACACTCTTTCTGTTGGTCGCTATTTTATTC is from Endozoicomonas gorgoniicola and encodes:
- the mads8 gene encoding methylation-associated defense system ATP-binding protein MAD8, with translation MTQGLRSLQAHDLAAELEQTLFPHLVEIVKSRADGHCMRVSDLDDVLMIRLGTRLQAEVPNAQIALLVNKSSSAVPESLGVTSTKLVEMRNPHADGSQRPPLLVFVPSDLRAAAEDSFGIATFEEIPVGNIYKTLKRQLLQKLPGNFKGPVGELIKRLTEGDNPWIFADDFAVVRFLLTAKINGFDGEAIGASLYELGLIPDFKLLTEPEKAPNKINRNRECVETITWSDKSERGRALELGLTEKAFRAQVAEFLVETGVENPKHWTHKIILDRSCWQFAFNHWVFEDSKDIDSVHIFDVSTNLPVVAEDEKDPKLSQLARIFHK